In Gopherus flavomarginatus isolate rGopFla2 chromosome 1, rGopFla2.mat.asm, whole genome shotgun sequence, a single genomic region encodes these proteins:
- the LOC127034210 gene encoding uncharacterized protein LOC127034210 — MTSKAKIEAEEQIKEAEHRREMEKHKQELEIKQKEMELKEKEESIKLAAFQREQAAKEAAHKRKLEEEEVAHRRKQAEEELAHRREMEKQQKENEEKEKQRKHELELAKAGLHVPANPNNPAPIIAPQHRKFPTYKAGDDTEAFLENFERACLGYNIPEDQYMVELRSQLSGPLAEVAAEMPKQQMNDYKLFQTKARSCPSALQNPKVETRCVISQTRLLHCKKL, encoded by the coding sequence atgacttctaaggcaaaaattgaggccgaagaacaaatcaaagaagctgaacacaggcgagagatggaaaaacacaaacaggaactagaaataaaacaaaaagagatggagctgaaagaaaaggaagaaagcatcaaactggcagccttccaaagagaacaggcagccaaagaggcagcacacaaaagaaaactagaagaagaagaggtggcccaccgaaggaaacaagcagaagaagagttggcccaccgccgagaaatggaaaaacaacaaaaagagaatgaagagaaggaaaaacagagaaaacatgaactggagttggcaaaagctgggctgcatgtgccagccaaccctaacaacccggcgccaattattgctccacagcacaggaaatttcccacctacaaggcaggggatgacaccgaggccttcttggaaaattttgaaagagcctgtcttgggtacaacatccccgaagaccagtacatggtagaattgaggtcacagctcagtggacctttagcagaggtggcagctgaaatgcctaagcagcaaatgaatgactataaactttttcaaaccaaggccagatcatgcccgtcggcgcttcagaacccaaaagtggaaaccagatgtgtcatttcccaaacacgcctactacattgcaaaaaactatga